A portion of the Haemophilus influenzae genome contains these proteins:
- the guaA gene encoding glutamine-hydrolyzing GMP synthase encodes MTNIHNHKILILDFGSQYTQLIARRVREIGVYCELWAWDVTEQQIREFAPTGIILSGSPESTTEENSPRAPEYVFNAGVPVLGVCYGMQTMAMQLGGLTETSDHREFGYASVSLENSTALFANLNDNLTASEPKLDVWMSHGDKVTRLPENFKVTGTTLTCPIAAMSDESRRFYGVQFHPEVTHTKKGLELLTNFVVNICGCETKWTAENIIEDAVARIKEQVGDDEVILGLSGGVDSSVVALLLHRAIGKNLHCVFVDNGLLRLHEGDQVMEMFGDKFGLNITRVDAESRFLGELAGVSDPEAKRKIIGKVFVDVFDDESKKLTNVKWLAQGTIYPDVIESAASNTGKAHVIKSHHNVGGLPDYMKLGLVEPLRELFKDEVRKIGLALGLPAEMINRHPFPGPGLGVRVLGEVKKEYCDLLRRADAIFIEELRNSGWYEKTSQAFSVFLPVKSVGVMGDGRKYDWVISLRAVETIDFMTAHWAHLPYDLLGKVSNRIINEVNGISRVVYDISGKPPATIEWE; translated from the coding sequence ATGACAAATATCCACAATCACAAAATCCTGATCCTCGACTTTGGTTCACAATACACTCAACTGATTGCGCGTCGTGTGCGTGAAATCGGTGTGTACTGCGAACTTTGGGCTTGGGATGTAACCGAACAACAAATCCGTGAATTTGCTCCAACGGGTATCATTCTTTCTGGCAGTCCTGAAAGCACAACTGAAGAAAACAGCCCGCGTGCGCCTGAATATGTGTTTAACGCAGGCGTTCCAGTGCTCGGCGTTTGCTATGGAATGCAAACTATGGCGATGCAACTTGGCGGCTTAACCGAAACATCTGATCACAGAGAGTTCGGCTATGCTTCAGTTTCTCTTGAAAATTCAACCGCACTTTTTGCAAATCTTAACGATAATTTAACCGCTTCTGAGCCAAAATTAGACGTTTGGATGAGCCACGGCGATAAGGTAACGCGCTTACCAGAAAACTTCAAAGTAACTGGCACAACGCTAACCTGCCCAATTGCTGCGATGTCTGATGAAAGCCGTCGTTTCTACGGTGTGCAGTTCCACCCTGAAGTAACGCATACTAAAAAAGGCTTGGAATTATTAACCAACTTCGTAGTAAACATCTGTGGTTGCGAAACCAAATGGACAGCAGAAAACATTATCGAAGATGCCGTTGCTCGCATCAAAGAGCAAGTGGGCGATGATGAAGTGATTTTAGGCTTATCTGGTGGTGTGGACTCTTCTGTGGTTGCATTACTTTTACACCGTGCTATCGGCAAAAACTTACACTGCGTATTCGTAGATAACGGTTTGCTTCGCTTACACGAAGGCGATCAAGTCATGGAAATGTTTGGCGATAAATTCGGTTTAAACATCACTCGTGTTGATGCTGAAAGCCGTTTCTTAGGCGAACTTGCTGGCGTATCTGATCCTGAAGCGAAACGTAAAATTATCGGTAAAGTATTTGTTGATGTATTTGATGATGAATCGAAAAAACTCACTAATGTGAAATGGTTGGCACAAGGTACGATCTACCCTGATGTGATCGAATCTGCAGCCAGCAACACAGGCAAAGCCCACGTAATTAAATCACACCACAATGTAGGTGGCTTACCAGACTATATGAAACTTGGCTTAGTTGAACCGTTACGTGAGTTATTTAAAGATGAAGTGCGTAAAATCGGTTTGGCATTAGGCTTACCAGCTGAAATGATCAACCGCCACCCATTCCCTGGCCCAGGCTTAGGTGTGCGTGTATTAGGCGAAGTGAAAAAAGAATACTGCGATTTATTACGCCGTGCGGATGCGATCTTTATCGAAGAATTACGCAACAGCGGTTGGTATGAAAAAACCAGCCAAGCCTTCAGCGTATTCTTACCAGTGAAATCTGTAGGCGTAATGGGCGATGGCCGTAAATACGATTGGGTTATTTCCCTACGCGCGGTAGAAACCATCGATTTTATGACCGCACATTGGGCACATTTGCCTTATGATTTATTAGGCAAAGTGTCTAACCGTATCATCAACGAAGTGAATGGAATTTCCCGCGTCGTGTATGACATCAGCGGAAAACCACCAGCGACAATCGAGTGGGAATAG
- the nanQ gene encoding N-acetylneuraminate anomerase translates to MIISSLTSPNFKVGLPKVIAEVCDYLNTLDLNALENGRHDINDQIYMNVMEPETAEPSSKKAELHHEYLDVQVLIRGTENIEVGATYPNLSKYEDYNEADDYQLCADIDDKFTVTMKPKMFAVFYPYEPHKPCCVVNGKTEKIKKLVVKVPVKLI, encoded by the coding sequence ATGATTATTAGCAGCTTAACCAGCCCAAATTTTAAAGTTGGTTTACCAAAAGTGATTGCTGAAGTATGTGATTATTTAAATACGTTAGATTTGAATGCGTTAGAGAATGGTCGCCATGATATTAACGATCAAATTTATATGAACGTAATGGAACCAGAAACTGCAGAACCAAGCAGTAAAAAAGCAGAATTACATCATGAATACTTAGATGTACAAGTGCTTATTCGTGGCACGGAAAATATCGAAGTGGGCGCAACCTATCCGAATTTATCTAAGTATGAAGATTACAACGAAGCGGATGATTATCAACTTTGTGCAGATATTGATGATAAATTCACCGTCACAATGAAACCAAAAATGTTCGCTGTATTCTATCCTTACGAACCGCACAAGCCTTGCTGTGTAGTCAATGGAAAAACAGAAAAAATTAAAAAATTGGTCGTAAAAGTACCTGTTAAATTAATTTAA
- the rarD gene encoding EamA family transporter RarD — protein sequence MKVVIQGVLLCIFSQCLFGILYLFSIWLQPLSGTDVFAWRMLTMIFGLLLILFPTIGCRSLLSLITTTLGKSWTRWVLFLLGTLDAGSQFWLFMWAPLNGEGINIAMGYFLFPLIMAVLGWAWLKERLSFIQKIALLLAACGVAHELWHTQSFSWTSLWVCTVYPFYYLSRKWMKIPALQGITLDIILISIPCFIYILSQSDTLSLVTQEYRYWLLLPALGIVSAISLSANLKSSQQIPVSIFAVLSYIEPILLFLIAVFVLDNQITTSDYFTYVPIWLSLIVIGIEGLLNKNKVR from the coding sequence ATGAAAGTAGTCATTCAAGGCGTATTATTGTGCATTTTTTCACAATGTTTATTTGGCATATTGTATTTATTTAGTATATGGCTCCAACCACTTAGCGGAACGGATGTTTTTGCGTGGCGTATGCTGACCATGATCTTTGGGTTACTTTTAATTTTATTCCCGACTATTGGTTGCCGCTCTCTTTTGTCTCTTATTACGACAACTTTAGGAAAAAGTTGGACGCGTTGGGTTTTATTTTTACTGGGGACACTAGATGCGGGAAGTCAATTCTGGCTCTTTATGTGGGCGCCGCTAAATGGCGAAGGGATAAATATTGCAATGGGATATTTTCTTTTTCCGCTGATTATGGCTGTTTTAGGATGGGCTTGGTTAAAAGAACGCTTATCATTTATTCAGAAAATCGCGCTTTTACTGGCTGCCTGCGGTGTTGCACATGAATTATGGCACACTCAAAGTTTTTCATGGACAAGCTTGTGGGTTTGTACGGTTTATCCATTTTATTATCTAAGCCGTAAATGGATGAAAATCCCTGCTCTACAAGGAATTACATTGGATATTATTTTAATTTCGATTCCTTGTTTTATTTATATTCTTTCTCAAAGCGATACGCTTTCTTTGGTTACGCAAGAATATCGTTATTGGTTATTGCTACCAGCACTTGGTATTGTGAGTGCGATTTCGCTTTCAGCCAACTTAAAATCAAGCCAACAAATTCCAGTTAGTATTTTTGCGGTGTTGAGTTATATTGAACCCATATTGCTTTTTTTAATAGCTGTCTTTGTGCTAGATAATCAAATAACCACAAGCGACTATTTTACTTATGTGCCTATTTGGTTAAGTCTCATTGTGATTGGCATAGAAGGGCTTTTAAACAAAAATAAAGTGCGGTGA
- the brnQ gene encoding branched-chain amino acid transport system II carrier protein: protein MFSRKDIIVLGMMIFALFLGAGNIIFPPMEGFSAGQHWTSASLGFVLTGVLMPFITLVVVAILGRGEELTKDLPKWAGTGFLVILYLTIGSTFAMPRITNVAYEMAWLPLDLVEDNANVRFLFSLIFNLIAMGFMISPNTIISSVGKFMTPALLVLLIAVAITVFISPLSEIQAPSNAYENSHSLLIGLTSGYQTMDVLAAIAFGGIVARALSAKNMTKTKDIVKYTISAGFVSVILLASLYFSLFYLGATSAAVAEGATNGGQIFSRYVNVLFGSAGTWIMAGIIVLASLTTLVGVTSASADYFSKFSVRFSYPFWAALFTAMTITVSQYGLTDLLRITIPALLLIYPVAIVLVLLQFLRKKLPSIKFTYNSTLLVTVCFSLCDSLNNVKMLPESINSLLKHFPLSSEGMAWLVPTLVMLVASIFIGKALHKTHS from the coding sequence ATGTTTTCACGTAAAGATATTATCGTTTTAGGAATGATGATCTTCGCCTTATTTTTAGGTGCAGGTAATATCATTTTTCCGCCTATGGAAGGATTTTCCGCAGGACAACATTGGACGAGTGCTTCCTTAGGCTTTGTTTTAACTGGCGTTTTAATGCCATTTATTACTCTTGTCGTGGTAGCGATTTTAGGTCGTGGCGAAGAACTTACTAAAGATTTACCAAAATGGGCTGGCACAGGTTTCCTCGTTATACTTTATTTAACCATTGGCTCTACCTTTGCAATGCCTCGTATCACGAATGTTGCTTATGAAATGGCGTGGTTGCCTTTAGATCTAGTGGAAGATAATGCGAATGTTCGTTTCCTATTTTCACTCATTTTTAACTTAATCGCGATGGGCTTTATGATTAGCCCAAATACGATCATTTCAAGCGTGGGTAAATTTATGACACCAGCTTTATTAGTGTTACTTATTGCTGTGGCAATTACCGTATTTATTTCGCCTTTATCTGAAATTCAAGCGCCAAGTAATGCTTATGAAAATAGCCATTCTTTATTAATCGGTTTAACTAGCGGCTATCAAACGATGGATGTACTTGCAGCCATCGCTTTTGGTGGAATTGTCGCCCGAGCATTATCAGCGAAAAATATGACAAAAACCAAAGATATTGTGAAATACACCATTTCAGCAGGATTTGTTTCTGTCATTTTACTCGCCAGTTTATATTTTTCGCTTTTCTATCTAGGTGCAACCAGTGCTGCAGTTGCAGAAGGGGCAACGAATGGTGGACAAATTTTCTCTCGTTATGTAAATGTCTTATTCGGTTCAGCTGGGACTTGGATTATGGCAGGTATTATTGTATTAGCGAGCTTAACAACACTTGTTGGTGTAACTAGCGCATCTGCTGATTATTTTTCAAAATTCTCTGTGCGTTTTTCTTATCCATTCTGGGCCGCACTTTTTACCGCAATGACAATCACTGTTTCACAATATGGTTTAACGGATCTACTTCGCATAACGATCCCAGCCTTGTTATTAATTTACCCAGTAGCTATTGTGCTTGTTTTATTGCAATTCCTACGCAAAAAACTTCCATCAATAAAATTTACATACAATAGTACATTGCTCGTTACGGTTTGTTTTAGTTTATGTGACAGCTTAAATAACGTTAAAATGTTACCAGAAAGCATCAATTCATTATTGAAACACTTCCCTCTTTCATCTGAAGGAATGGCTTGGTTGGTTCCGACTTTAGTAATGTTAGTTGCAAGCATTTTTATTGGAAAAGCATTGCATAAAACCCATTCTTAA
- a CDS encoding glycosyltransferase: MTSATYLRFYIDRLLHYSDIPYWIYLDCHIVINGNITLPFEYLDFSRHTIAAVLDPYVTRIGRPYKDKDYFNAGVLYLNMEKYQLGISSFSKELITLHTQLKESLIYGDQDILNYYFEDRWIPLDKRYNFQLDHMISFDSLDTSPNIFHFTGPHKPLDNIFSENACVNAVISLFRLYASISWQDICSLPLGTTRANWINQER; this comes from the coding sequence ATTACTTCTGCTACTTATTTAAGATTTTATATTGATCGCTTACTTCATTATAGTGATATTCCTTATTGGATTTATCTTGATTGTCATATCGTGATTAATGGCAATATTACACTTCCTTTTGAATATTTAGATTTCTCTCGTCATACAATAGCAGCAGTTTTAGATCCTTATGTAACTCGCATTGGCCGTCCTTATAAAGATAAGGATTATTTTAATGCGGGAGTTTTATATTTGAATATGGAGAAGTATCAATTAGGAATTTCATCATTTTCTAAAGAATTAATTACATTACATACCCAATTAAAAGAAAGTTTAATTTACGGCGATCAAGATATTCTAAATTACTATTTTGAGGATCGGTGGATTCCATTAGACAAGCGTTATAATTTCCAATTAGATCATATGATTTCATTTGATTCTCTCGATACTTCTCCTAATATCTTTCATTTTACAGGTCCTCATAAGCCTCTTGATAATATTTTTTCTGAAAATGCTTGTGTTAATGCCGTAATTTCATTGTTTAGGCTTTATGCTTCAATAAGTTGGCAAGATATTTGCTCTCTTCCACTCGGTACTACAAGAGCTAATTGGATTAATCAAGAGAGATGA
- the pnp gene encoding polyribonucleotide nucleotidyltransferase, with the protein MNPIVKQFKYGQHTVTLETGAIARQATAAVMASMDDTTVFVTVVAKKDVKEGQDFFPLTVNYQERTYAAGKIPGGFFKREGRPSEGETLIARLIDRPIRPLFPEGFFNEIQVVATVVSVNPQISPDLVAMIGASAALTLSGVPFNGPIGAARVGFIDNQFVLNPTMAEQKQSRLDLVVAGTDKAVLMVESEADILTEEQMLAAVVFGHQQQQVVIEAIKEFAKEAGKPRWDWVAPQPNTDLINKVKAIAEARLGDAYRITEKQLRYEQIDAIKADVIAQITAEDEEISEGKIVDIFTALESQIVRGRIIAGEPRIDGRTVDTVRALDICTGVLPRTHGSAIFTRGETQALAVATLGTERDAQIIDELTGERQDHFLFHYNFPPYSVGETGMIGSPKRREIGHGRLAKRGVAAVMPSLAEFPYVVRVVSEITESNGSSSMASVCGASLALMDAGVPIKAAVAGIAMGLVKEEEKFVVLSDILGDEDHLGDMDFKVAGTREGVTALQMDIKIEGITPEIMQIALNQAKSARMHILGVMEQAIPAPRADISDYAPRIYTMKIDPKKIKDVIGKGGATIRSLTEETGTSIDIDDDGTVKIAAVDSNAAKNVMGRIEEIVAEVEAGAIYKGKVTRLADFGAFVAIVGNKEGLVHISQIAEERVEKVSDYLQVGQEVNVKVVEIDRQGRIRLTMKDLAPKQETEINQEDPVEEQE; encoded by the coding sequence GTGAATCCAATTGTTAAACAATTTAAATACGGTCAGCATACCGTTACTCTAGAAACTGGCGCGATTGCACGTCAAGCAACGGCTGCGGTTATGGCAAGCATGGACGATACCACGGTATTCGTGACTGTTGTTGCTAAAAAAGATGTGAAAGAAGGTCAAGACTTCTTCCCATTAACCGTAAACTACCAAGAGCGTACTTATGCAGCGGGTAAAATCCCTGGTGGTTTCTTCAAGCGTGAAGGTCGTCCATCTGAAGGCGAAACTTTAATTGCACGTTTAATTGACCGTCCAATTCGTCCATTATTCCCAGAAGGTTTCTTCAATGAAATCCAAGTTGTGGCAACTGTGGTTTCTGTAAACCCACAAATCAGCCCTGACTTAGTAGCAATGATCGGTGCTTCTGCAGCATTAACCTTATCTGGCGTGCCTTTCAATGGCCCTATCGGTGCAGCACGTGTTGGTTTTATCGACAACCAATTCGTATTAAACCCAACTATGGCAGAACAAAAACAAAGCCGTTTGGACTTAGTGGTTGCTGGTACTGACAAAGCCGTATTAATGGTTGAATCTGAAGCTGATATTTTAACTGAAGAACAAATGTTAGCGGCAGTCGTATTCGGTCATCAACAACAACAAGTTGTGATTGAAGCAATCAAAGAATTTGCAAAAGAAGCGGGCAAACCACGTTGGGATTGGGTTGCACCACAACCAAACACAGATTTAATCAACAAAGTAAAAGCGATTGCTGAAGCACGTTTAGGCGATGCATACCGCATTACTGAAAAACAATTACGTTACGAACAAATCGATGCGATTAAAGCGGATGTAATTGCGCAAATCACAGCTGAAGATGAAGAAATCAGCGAAGGTAAAATCGTGGATATTTTCACCGCACTTGAAAGCCAAATCGTGCGTGGTCGTATCATTGCAGGCGAACCACGTATTGATGGTCGTACCGTTGATACTGTTCGTGCATTAGATATTTGCACTGGTGTATTACCACGTACTCACGGTTCTGCAATTTTCACCCGTGGCGAAACGCAAGCATTAGCTGTTGCGACTTTAGGTACTGAACGTGATGCACAAATCATTGATGAATTAACGGGTGAACGTCAAGATCACTTCTTATTCCATTATAATTTCCCTCCATATTCTGTAGGTGAAACAGGTATGATCGGCTCGCCAAAACGTCGTGAGATCGGTCACGGTCGTTTAGCAAAACGTGGTGTAGCGGCTGTTATGCCAAGCCTTGCAGAATTCCCGTATGTTGTGCGTGTTGTCTCTGAAATCACTGAATCTAACGGTTCTTCTTCTATGGCATCTGTATGTGGTGCATCTTTAGCATTAATGGATGCAGGTGTTCCTATCAAAGCTGCTGTTGCAGGTATCGCAATGGGCTTAGTGAAAGAAGAAGAAAAATTTGTGGTGCTTTCAGATATCTTAGGTGATGAAGACCACTTAGGTGATATGGACTTTAAAGTGGCTGGTACACGTGAAGGTGTGACCGCCCTTCAAATGGATATCAAAATTGAAGGTATCACCCCTGAAATTATGCAAATTGCATTAAACCAAGCGAAAAGTGCACGTATGCACATTCTTGGTGTCATGGAACAAGCAATCCCAGCTCCACGCGCTGATATTTCTGACTACGCACCGCGCATCTACACAATGAAAATTGATCCTAAGAAAATCAAAGATGTCATTGGTAAAGGTGGTGCAACAATCCGTTCACTAACTGAAGAAACTGGTACATCAATTGATATTGATGACGATGGTACAGTGAAAATTGCCGCAGTAGATAGCAATGCAGCGAAAAACGTAATGGGACGTATTGAGGAAATCGTTGCAGAAGTTGAAGCTGGCGCAATTTACAAAGGTAAAGTCACTCGTCTTGCTGATTTTGGTGCATTCGTCGCAATCGTTGGAAATAAAGAAGGTTTGGTTCATATTTCTCAAATTGCTGAAGAGCGTGTAGAAAAAGTTAGCGATTACCTTCAAGTGGGTCAAGAAGTAAACGTAAAAGTTGTTGAAATCGATCGTCAAGGTCGTATTCGTTTAACAATGAAAGACTTGGCTCCAAAACAAGAAACTGAAATTAACCAAGAAGATCCTGTCGAAGAACAGGAATAA
- the nhaA gene encoding Na+/H+ antiporter NhaA: MNFLLCIFKEVYVIKLIQRFFKLESAGGILLLFSAVVAMLLANSPLSNQYNDFLNLPVSLQIGSFSINKTLIHWINDGFMAVFFVLVGMEVKKELFEGALSTYQQAIFPAIAAIGGMVIPAVVYWFIAKQDPSLANGWAIPMATDIAFALGIMALLSKQVPLPLKIFLLALAIIDDLGAIVVIALFFSHGLSVQALIFSAVAIIALILLNRFKVSALCAYMVVGAILWASVLKSGVHATLAGVIIGFSIPLKGKKGERPLDDFEHILASWSSFVILPLFAFANAGVSFAGIDVNMISSPLLLAIASGLIIGKPVGIFGFSYISVKLGLAKLPDGINFKQIFAVAVLCGIGFTMSMFLASLAFDANAGESVNTLSRLGILLGSTVSAILGYLFLKQTTKLS; this comes from the coding sequence GTGAATTTTTTGCTATGTATTTTTAAAGAGGTTTATGTGATAAAACTGATCCAACGTTTTTTTAAATTAGAATCTGCTGGCGGTATATTATTGCTTTTTTCAGCTGTTGTTGCGATGTTGCTGGCTAATTCGCCGTTAAGCAACCAATATAATGATTTTTTAAATTTGCCTGTAAGTTTACAAATTGGTAGTTTCTCAATTAATAAAACCTTAATTCACTGGATTAACGATGGTTTTATGGCGGTGTTTTTTGTATTAGTGGGAATGGAAGTCAAAAAAGAATTATTTGAAGGCGCGCTTTCTACCTATCAACAAGCTATTTTCCCTGCTATTGCAGCTATTGGCGGAATGGTTATACCGGCTGTAGTTTATTGGTTTATCGCTAAACAAGATCCAAGTTTAGCTAATGGCTGGGCAATTCCAATGGCAACAGACATTGCTTTTGCACTGGGAATTATGGCGTTATTGAGTAAACAAGTGCCACTTCCACTGAAAATATTTTTACTTGCCCTTGCTATTATTGATGACCTCGGTGCGATAGTTGTTATTGCATTATTTTTCTCGCACGGATTGAGTGTACAAGCACTAATTTTTTCTGCCGTGGCAATTATTGCGCTGATATTACTAAATCGTTTCAAAGTTTCCGCACTTTGCGCTTATATGGTCGTAGGTGCAATTTTATGGGCTTCCGTATTAAAGTCTGGTGTGCATGCTACTTTAGCAGGCGTTATTATTGGTTTTAGCATTCCATTGAAAGGTAAGAAAGGAGAACGCCCATTAGATGATTTCGAGCATATTTTAGCCTCTTGGTCATCTTTCGTTATTTTACCACTTTTCGCATTTGCCAATGCTGGTGTGAGTTTTGCAGGCATAGATGTGAATATGATTTCGTCGCCATTATTATTGGCTATAGCAAGCGGTTTAATTATTGGTAAACCAGTCGGTATATTTGGATTTAGTTATATTTCTGTTAAATTGGGATTAGCTAAATTACCAGATGGAATTAATTTTAAACAAATTTTTGCTGTTGCGGTTTTATGTGGAATCGGTTTTACGATGTCAATGTTCTTAGCAAGCCTTGCGTTTGATGCTAATGCGGGGGAAAGTGTCAATACTCTTTCTCGTTTAGGTATTCTACTTGGATCAACGGTTTCGGCAATACTTGGTTATTTATTCTTGAAACAGACGACAAAACTAAGTTAA
- a CDS encoding Lrp/AsnC family transcriptional regulator, which translates to MQTLDKLDRNILNVLQQDAMIPLKELSEKVNSSVATCQRRVQALTDSGVITKRVAVVSPKAVGRTISVFVMVEMDNQHSYYQEQFERKMRQEDEVVSCYEISGDYDFMLLLHAKDMESYHAFTRRVLTGEFHVRTYKSLFVMNFTKADSGIIL; encoded by the coding sequence ATGCAAACACTGGATAAATTAGATCGTAATATTTTGAATGTATTACAACAAGATGCCATGATTCCGTTAAAAGAACTGTCAGAGAAAGTGAATAGTTCCGTTGCAACCTGCCAACGACGTGTGCAAGCATTAACTGATTCAGGCGTTATTACAAAACGAGTTGCAGTAGTTTCTCCAAAAGCCGTTGGGCGTACGATTAGCGTATTTGTCATGGTCGAAATGGATAATCAACATTCTTATTATCAAGAGCAATTTGAACGGAAAATGCGTCAAGAAGACGAAGTGGTGAGCTGTTACGAAATCTCAGGGGACTATGATTTTATGTTGCTACTCCATGCAAAAGATATGGAAAGCTATCACGCATTCACACGCCGAGTATTGACGGGTGAATTTCATGTAAGAACTTATAAAAGTTTATTTGTAATGAATTTTACCAAAGCAGATAGTGGAATTATCTTATAG
- the guaB gene encoding IMP dehydrogenase, protein MSLRIKQEALTFDDVLLVPAHSTVLPNTANLSTQLTKEIRLNIPMLSAAMDTVTETKLAISLAQEGGIGFIHKNMTIERQVDRVRKVKKFESGIVSEPVTVLPNLTLAELAEMVKKNGFAGYPVVDEENNLIGIITGRDTRFVKDLSKTVSQVMTKKEDLVTVKEGASREEILELMHQHRVEKVLVVNDSFKLKGMITVKDFQKAEQKPNACKDEFGRLRVGAAVGAGAGNEERIDALVKAGVDVLLIDSSHGHSEGVLQRVRETRAKYPNLPIVAGNVATAEGAIALADAGASAVKVGIGPGSICTTRIVTGVGVPQITAIADAAAALKDRGIPVIADGGIRFSGDIAKAIAAGASCVMVGSMFAGTEEAPGEIELYQGRAFKSYRGMGSLGAMAKGSSDRYFQSDNAADKLVPEGIEGRIPYKGYLKEIIHQQMGGLRSCMGLTGCATIDELRTKAEFVRISGAGIKESHVHDVAITKEAPNYRMG, encoded by the coding sequence ATGTCATTACGCATTAAACAAGAAGCCCTTACTTTTGACGATGTTCTACTCGTCCCAGCTCACTCAACTGTGCTTCCAAATACTGCCAACCTTTCAACTCAACTTACCAAAGAAATTCGCCTAAATATTCCAATGCTTTCAGCAGCAATGGATACCGTAACTGAAACCAAACTTGCGATCTCTTTAGCACAAGAAGGCGGTATTGGCTTTATTCATAAAAATATGACGATCGAACGCCAAGTAGATCGTGTTCGTAAAGTAAAAAAATTCGAAAGTGGTATCGTTTCTGAACCAGTAACTGTTTTACCAAATTTAACGCTTGCCGAACTTGCTGAAATGGTGAAGAAAAACGGATTTGCGGGCTACCCTGTTGTAGATGAGGAAAATAACTTAATCGGTATCATTACTGGCCGTGATACACGCTTCGTAAAAGATTTAAGCAAAACTGTTTCACAAGTAATGACGAAAAAAGAAGACTTGGTGACCGTAAAAGAAGGGGCGAGTCGCGAAGAAATTTTGGAATTAATGCATCAACACCGTGTTGAAAAAGTATTAGTGGTTAATGATAGTTTCAAACTTAAAGGTATGATTACCGTTAAAGACTTCCAAAAAGCAGAACAAAAACCAAATGCATGTAAAGATGAATTCGGTCGTTTACGTGTCGGTGCGGCTGTAGGTGCAGGTGCTGGCAACGAAGAACGTATTGATGCATTAGTGAAAGCAGGCGTAGATGTACTATTAATTGATTCTTCTCACGGTCACTCAGAAGGCGTATTACAACGCGTTCGTGAAACTCGTGCAAAATATCCAAATTTGCCTATCGTTGCAGGTAACGTAGCAACGGCTGAAGGTGCAATTGCATTAGCAGACGCAGGCGCAAGTGCTGTAAAAGTAGGTATTGGCCCTGGTTCAATTTGTACAACTCGTATTGTAACTGGCGTAGGTGTTCCACAAATCACGGCTATCGCAGATGCAGCGGCGGCATTAAAAGATCGTGGCATTCCAGTTATCGCAGACGGCGGTATCCGCTTCTCTGGTGATATTGCAAAAGCTATCGCTGCAGGCGCAAGCTGTGTAATGGTTGGCTCGATGTTTGCCGGTACTGAAGAAGCACCAGGTGAAATCGAACTTTACCAAGGCCGCGCATTTAAATCTTACCGTGGTATGGGCTCATTAGGTGCTATGGCGAAAGGCTCATCAGATCGTTACTTCCAATCGGATAACGCGGCAGACAAACTCGTACCAGAAGGTATCGAAGGCCGTATTCCATACAAAGGTTACTTAAAAGAAATTATCCACCAACAAATGGGTGGCTTACGTTCTTGTATGGGCTTAACGGGCTGTGCAACTATTGATGAATTACGCACCAAAGCGGAATTTGTTCGCATTAGCGGTGCAGGCATTAAAGAAAGCCACGTTCACGATGTTGCTATTACTAAAGAAGCACCGAACTATCGTATGGGCTAA